A genomic window from Lasioglossum baleicum chromosome 7, iyLasBale1, whole genome shotgun sequence includes:
- the Pasilla gene encoding RNA-binding protein Nova-1-like protein passilla isoform X2, translated as MDKLVRAGGDGSYHLKVLVPSVAAGAIIGKGGDTIAQLQKDTEARVKMSKSHDFYPGTTERVCLITGSLEAIMAVMDFIMDKIREKPDLTLKTTVDFESGKTTAERDKQVKILVPNSTAGMIIGKAGNYIKQIKEESGSYVQISQKAKDVSLQERCITVIGEKENNRSALMMILAKVAGDPLSGTCPNVSYADVSGPVANYNPTGSPYAQAPTTTPTYTSTAGINTVSLLNGAGLNLNLDLEAAITAGTAPVRTQLLEHIKLNLRTMGFVEPAATEILSAFATLAKYNILGMTIGMPSSMSYLGNPMDSTTTANGSNNNGGVFGPIGTVPALGSTSPTPRNTLDRYEPFDPFRQNNTAASAIHLNNNSFGLGTNQLSLVSKSPTQVDANSKETKKVDMEIAEVIVGAILGPGGRALIEIQHLSGANIQISKKGMFAPGTRNRIVTITGYPNAIDTAQYLIEQRISEEEAKRARQNALASMIH; from the exons GAGGAGATGGGTCGTATCACCTCAAAGTACTGGTCCCCAGTGTGGCCGCAGGAGCTATTATTGGAAAGGGTGGAGACACAATCGCCCAGTTACAGAAAGATACAGAAGCCAGGGTCAAAATGTCCAAGTCTCATGACTTCTATCCAG GAACCACGGAAAGGGTATGTCTGATAACAGGCAGTTTGGAAGCTATAATGGCAGTTATGGACTTCATCATGgataaaattcgtgaaaaaccaGACCTCACATTGAAAACAACTGTTGACTTTGAATCTGGAAAAACCACAGCGGAGAGAGACAAGCAG GTAAAAATTCTAGTGCCTAACAGCACCGCGGGCATGATAATAGGTAAAGCCGGGAACTACATCAAGCAAATCAAAGAGGAGTCCGGCTCATACGTTCAGATCAGTCAGAAGGCGAAGGACGTCTCTCTGCAAGAGAGGTGTATAACGGTGATCGGCGAGAAGGAGAACAATCGTAGCGCGTTAATGATGATATTAGCAAAAGTGGCTGGTGATCCACTGAGCGGTACATGCCCCAACGTTAGTTACGCTGACGTAAGTGGTCCCGTAGCTAATTACAATCCCACAGGCAGTCCCTATGCTCAAGCTCCGACAACCACTCCCACGTATACGTCTACAGCCGGCATCAACACAG TGAGCCTTTTGAACGGTGCTGGCCTCAATTTGAACTTGGACTTGGAGGCTGCGATCACAGCGGGCACCGCACCAGTAAGAACGCAGCTGTTGGAACACATAAAGTTAAATTTACGGACTATGGGTTTTGTGGAACCCGCAGCCACGGAGATTCTGTCAGCCTTCGCGACACTGGCCAAGTACAACATCCTCGGGATGACGATCGGGATGCCATCCAGCATGAGTTACCTTGGGAACCCGATGGACAGCACCACAACGGCGAACGGTTCGAACAACAACGGCGGTGTGTTCGGGCCAATCGGAACGGTTCCAGCACTTGGATCAACGTCACCGACACCGCGCAACACGCTGGACAGATACGAGCCGTTCGATCCGTTCCGACAAAACAACACAGCGGCCAGCGCGATTCATCTGAACAACAATTCGTTCGGGCTGGGCACGAACCAGTTGTCACTTGTAAGTAAGAGTCCTACACAGGTAGACGCCAACAGCAAGGAAACCAAGAAAGTAGACATGGAAATTGCAGAGGTTATAGTCGGAGCTATTCTGGGACCCGGTGGTCGTGCCCTCATTGAGATTCAGCACCTAAGTGGCGCCAACATACAAATCTCTAAGAAGGGCATGTTCGCTCCTGGTACCAGGAACCGCATAGTGACTATCACGGGTTATCCGAACGCGATCGACACTGCTCAATATTTGATTGAGCAGAGGATCAGCGAAGAGGAGGCGAAACGTGCACGCCAGAATGCCCTCGCCAGTATGATCCATTGA
- the Pasilla gene encoding RNA-binding protein Nova-1-like protein passilla isoform X3: MWRIGGDGSYHLKVLVPSVAAGAIIGKGGDTIAQLQKDTEARVKMSKSHDFYPGTTERVCLITGSLEAIMAVMDFIMDKIREKPDLTLKTTVDFESGKTTAERDKQVKILVPNSTAGMIIGKAGNYIKQIKEESGSYVQISQKAKDVSLQERCITVIGEKENNRSALMMILAKVAGDPLSGTCPNVSYADVSGPVANYNPTGSPYAQAPTTTPTYTSTAGINTVSLLNGAGLNLNLDLEAAITAGTAPVRTQLLEHIKLNLRTMGFVEPAATEILSAFATLAKYNILGMTIGMPSSMSYLGNPMDSTTTANGSNNNGGVFGPIGTVPALGSTSPTPRNTLDRYEPFDPFRQNNTAASAIHLNNNSFGLGTNQLSLVSKSPTQVDANSKETKKVDMEIAEVIVGAILGPGGRALIEIQHLSGANIQISKKGMFAPGTRNRIVTITGYPNAIDTAQYLIEQRISEEEAKRARQNALASMIH, from the exons ATGTGGCGTATCG GAGGAGATGGGTCGTATCACCTCAAAGTACTGGTCCCCAGTGTGGCCGCAGGAGCTATTATTGGAAAGGGTGGAGACACAATCGCCCAGTTACAGAAAGATACAGAAGCCAGGGTCAAAATGTCCAAGTCTCATGACTTCTATCCAG GAACCACGGAAAGGGTATGTCTGATAACAGGCAGTTTGGAAGCTATAATGGCAGTTATGGACTTCATCATGgataaaattcgtgaaaaaccaGACCTCACATTGAAAACAACTGTTGACTTTGAATCTGGAAAAACCACAGCGGAGAGAGACAAGCAG GTAAAAATTCTAGTGCCTAACAGCACCGCGGGCATGATAATAGGTAAAGCCGGGAACTACATCAAGCAAATCAAAGAGGAGTCCGGCTCATACGTTCAGATCAGTCAGAAGGCGAAGGACGTCTCTCTGCAAGAGAGGTGTATAACGGTGATCGGCGAGAAGGAGAACAATCGTAGCGCGTTAATGATGATATTAGCAAAAGTGGCTGGTGATCCACTGAGCGGTACATGCCCCAACGTTAGTTACGCTGACGTAAGTGGTCCCGTAGCTAATTACAATCCCACAGGCAGTCCCTATGCTCAAGCTCCGACAACCACTCCCACGTATACGTCTACAGCCGGCATCAACACAG TGAGCCTTTTGAACGGTGCTGGCCTCAATTTGAACTTGGACTTGGAGGCTGCGATCACAGCGGGCACCGCACCAGTAAGAACGCAGCTGTTGGAACACATAAAGTTAAATTTACGGACTATGGGTTTTGTGGAACCCGCAGCCACGGAGATTCTGTCAGCCTTCGCGACACTGGCCAAGTACAACATCCTCGGGATGACGATCGGGATGCCATCCAGCATGAGTTACCTTGGGAACCCGATGGACAGCACCACAACGGCGAACGGTTCGAACAACAACGGCGGTGTGTTCGGGCCAATCGGAACGGTTCCAGCACTTGGATCAACGTCACCGACACCGCGCAACACGCTGGACAGATACGAGCCGTTCGATCCGTTCCGACAAAACAACACAGCGGCCAGCGCGATTCATCTGAACAACAATTCGTTCGGGCTGGGCACGAACCAGTTGTCACTTGTAAGTAAGAGTCCTACACAGGTAGACGCCAACAGCAAGGAAACCAAGAAAGTAGACATGGAAATTGCAGAGGTTATAGTCGGAGCTATTCTGGGACCCGGTGGTCGTGCCCTCATTGAGATTCAGCACCTAAGTGGCGCCAACATACAAATCTCTAAGAAGGGCATGTTCGCTCCTGGTACCAGGAACCGCATAGTGACTATCACGGGTTATCCGAACGCGATCGACACTGCTCAATATTTGATTGAGCAGAGGATCAGCGAAGAGGAGGCGAAACGTGCACGCCAGAATGCCCTCGCCAGTATGATCCATTGA
- the Pasilla gene encoding RNA-binding protein Nova-1-like protein passilla isoform X1, which translates to MAADSGMETCPSPEIADSRKRPLDCDTENGATKRSHYGSGGDGSYHLKVLVPSVAAGAIIGKGGDTIAQLQKDTEARVKMSKSHDFYPGTTERVCLITGSLEAIMAVMDFIMDKIREKPDLTLKTTVDFESGKTTAERDKQVKILVPNSTAGMIIGKAGNYIKQIKEESGSYVQISQKAKDVSLQERCITVIGEKENNRSALMMILAKVAGDPLSGTCPNVSYADVSGPVANYNPTGSPYAQAPTTTPTYTSTAGINTVSLLNGAGLNLNLDLEAAITAGTAPVRTQLLEHIKLNLRTMGFVEPAATEILSAFATLAKYNILGMTIGMPSSMSYLGNPMDSTTTANGSNNNGGVFGPIGTVPALGSTSPTPRNTLDRYEPFDPFRQNNTAASAIHLNNNSFGLGTNQLSLVSKSPTQVDANSKETKKVDMEIAEVIVGAILGPGGRALIEIQHLSGANIQISKKGMFAPGTRNRIVTITGYPNAIDTAQYLIEQRISEEEAKRARQNALASMIH; encoded by the exons ATGGCTGCCGACTCAGGAATGGAGACGTGTCCCTCCCCGGAGATTGCAGACTCCAGGAAGCGGCCGCTCGATTGCGACACAGAAAATGGCGCGACGAAGAGGTCACATTACGGATCAG GAGGAGATGGGTCGTATCACCTCAAAGTACTGGTCCCCAGTGTGGCCGCAGGAGCTATTATTGGAAAGGGTGGAGACACAATCGCCCAGTTACAGAAAGATACAGAAGCCAGGGTCAAAATGTCCAAGTCTCATGACTTCTATCCAG GAACCACGGAAAGGGTATGTCTGATAACAGGCAGTTTGGAAGCTATAATGGCAGTTATGGACTTCATCATGgataaaattcgtgaaaaaccaGACCTCACATTGAAAACAACTGTTGACTTTGAATCTGGAAAAACCACAGCGGAGAGAGACAAGCAG GTAAAAATTCTAGTGCCTAACAGCACCGCGGGCATGATAATAGGTAAAGCCGGGAACTACATCAAGCAAATCAAAGAGGAGTCCGGCTCATACGTTCAGATCAGTCAGAAGGCGAAGGACGTCTCTCTGCAAGAGAGGTGTATAACGGTGATCGGCGAGAAGGAGAACAATCGTAGCGCGTTAATGATGATATTAGCAAAAGTGGCTGGTGATCCACTGAGCGGTACATGCCCCAACGTTAGTTACGCTGACGTAAGTGGTCCCGTAGCTAATTACAATCCCACAGGCAGTCCCTATGCTCAAGCTCCGACAACCACTCCCACGTATACGTCTACAGCCGGCATCAACACAG TGAGCCTTTTGAACGGTGCTGGCCTCAATTTGAACTTGGACTTGGAGGCTGCGATCACAGCGGGCACCGCACCAGTAAGAACGCAGCTGTTGGAACACATAAAGTTAAATTTACGGACTATGGGTTTTGTGGAACCCGCAGCCACGGAGATTCTGTCAGCCTTCGCGACACTGGCCAAGTACAACATCCTCGGGATGACGATCGGGATGCCATCCAGCATGAGTTACCTTGGGAACCCGATGGACAGCACCACAACGGCGAACGGTTCGAACAACAACGGCGGTGTGTTCGGGCCAATCGGAACGGTTCCAGCACTTGGATCAACGTCACCGACACCGCGCAACACGCTGGACAGATACGAGCCGTTCGATCCGTTCCGACAAAACAACACAGCGGCCAGCGCGATTCATCTGAACAACAATTCGTTCGGGCTGGGCACGAACCAGTTGTCACTTGTAAGTAAGAGTCCTACACAGGTAGACGCCAACAGCAAGGAAACCAAGAAAGTAGACATGGAAATTGCAGAGGTTATAGTCGGAGCTATTCTGGGACCCGGTGGTCGTGCCCTCATTGAGATTCAGCACCTAAGTGGCGCCAACATACAAATCTCTAAGAAGGGCATGTTCGCTCCTGGTACCAGGAACCGCATAGTGACTATCACGGGTTATCCGAACGCGATCGACACTGCTCAATATTTGATTGAGCAGAGGATCAGCGAAGAGGAGGCGAAACGTGCACGCCAGAATGCCCTCGCCAGTATGATCCATTGA